A stretch of the Actinoalloteichus fjordicus genome encodes the following:
- the whiA gene encoding DNA-binding protein WhiA, whose protein sequence is MAMTASVKDELSRLTVTKTCCRRAEVSSLLRFAGGLHIVGGKVVVEAELDTGSVARRLRKEIHDLFGYTAEVHVITSGGLRKGSHYVARVAADGEGLARQTGLLDPRGRPVRGLPAHVVSGGVCDAEAALRGAFLAHGSLTEPGRSSAMEVTCPGPEAALALVGAARRLGVQARSREVRGADRVVVRDGDAIGALLTRLGAHSSVLAWEERRMRREVRATANRLANFDDANLRRSARAAVSAAAKVERALELLGPETPEHLLAAGRLRLAHRQASLEELGQLADPQMTKDAVAGRIRRLLAMADKRARDLGVPDTDAAVTAEMLEAEV, encoded by the coding sequence GTGGCGATGACCGCGTCGGTCAAGGACGAGCTGAGCAGGCTGACGGTGACCAAGACGTGCTGCCGTCGAGCCGAGGTCTCCTCGCTGTTGCGTTTCGCGGGGGGCCTGCACATCGTGGGCGGAAAGGTCGTCGTCGAGGCCGAGCTCGACACGGGCTCGGTGGCTCGCCGACTTCGCAAGGAGATCCACGATCTCTTCGGCTATACGGCCGAGGTGCATGTGATCACCTCCGGCGGGCTGCGCAAGGGCAGCCACTACGTGGCACGAGTCGCCGCCGACGGTGAGGGGCTGGCCCGGCAGACCGGGCTGCTCGACCCCAGGGGGCGGCCGGTGCGGGGCCTGCCCGCCCACGTCGTCTCCGGCGGGGTCTGCGATGCGGAGGCCGCGCTGCGCGGGGCCTTCCTCGCGCACGGCTCGCTGACCGAGCCGGGGCGTTCCTCCGCCATGGAGGTGACCTGTCCCGGTCCGGAGGCTGCGCTGGCGCTCGTCGGCGCGGCCCGCAGGCTCGGCGTGCAGGCCCGTTCGCGGGAGGTGCGGGGCGCCGACCGCGTGGTGGTCCGCGACGGCGATGCCATCGGAGCACTGCTCACCAGGCTCGGCGCGCATTCCAGCGTGCTGGCGTGGGAGGAGCGTCGAATGCGCCGCGAGGTGCGGGCCACGGCGAACCGACTGGCGAACTTCGACGACGCCAACCTGCGGCGCTCCGCGCGAGCGGCGGTCTCGGCGGCGGCCAAGGTCGAGCGGGCGCTGGAACTGCTGGGGCCGGAGACGCCGGAGCATCTGCTCGCGGCAGGCAGACTGCGGCTGGCGCACCGACAGGCCTCGCTCGAGGAGCTGGGCCAGCTCGCCGACCCGCAGATGACCAAGGACGCGGTGGCGGGACGGATCCGCAGGCTGTTGGCGATGGCGGACAAGCGCGCTCGTGATCTCGGAGTTCCCGACACCGACGCCGCGGTCACCGCCGAGATGCTGGAGGCGGAGGTCTAA